The Populus trichocarpa isolate Nisqually-1 chromosome 2, P.trichocarpa_v4.1, whole genome shotgun sequence genome has a window encoding:
- the LOC7463193 gene encoding uncharacterized protein At4g37920, translating into MELACASVQASCSLTIPASSTTSRRRSPSLSFYRYSFPNPIISSKLNSNKLSANSFRRRNPSLVAAVDGATTVPSDCNGEKLSFSYSSEPTAINDDGKDGVDDGKMASVCNKLIEVFMVDKPTPNDWRKLLAFSKEWDNLRPHFYKRCQERADCEDDPGKKHNLLRFARKLKEIDEDVQRHNELLGVIKAAPSELTEIVAKRRKDFTKEFFVHLYTVAQSYHDNPSEQNALAKLGNDCVATVQAYDCATENMEALNAAELKLQDIINSPSLDAACKKIDDLAEKNQFDSALVLMITKAWSAAKESNMTKDEVKDILYHLYKTAIGNLQRNVPKDIRILKYLLTVEDPEERLCALNDAFTPGEELEGKDVDSLYTTPEKLHTWIKAMVDAYHLSQDGTLMREARDLMNPKIIKKMEELKKLVEDHFM; encoded by the exons ATGGAGCTGGCTTGTGCTTCTGTGCAGGCTTCATGCTCTCTAACAATACCGGCTTCTTCAACCACCTCTCGACGTCGGTCGCCTTCTCTCTCCTTCTACAGATATTCATTTCCAAACCCTATCATCTCTTCTAAACTTAATA GTAATAAATTATCAGCTAATTCATTCAGGCGCCGAAATCCCTCTCTTGTTGCTGCTGTTGATGGCGCAACTACAGTACCCAGTGATTGTAATGGTGAGAAATTGTCGTTTTCTTATTCGTCTGAACCAACAGCTATCAATGATGACGGAAAAGATGGTGTTGATGATGGTAAAATGGCGAGTGTatgtaataaattaattgaggttttcatggtCGACAAGCCAACTCCAAATGACTGGAGAAAGTTACTGGCTTTTAGTAAGGAATGGGACAATTTACGGCCTCATTTCTACAAGCGGTGTCAGGAACGAGCGGATTGTGAGGATGATCCTGGGAAGAAGCATAATTTACTTAGGTTTGCAAGGAAATTGAAAGAG ATCGATGAAGATGTGCAAAGGCATAATGAACTTCTTGGGGTGATCAAGGCGGCACCATCCGAGTTGACTGAAATTGTTGCCAAGCGTCGTAAAGACTTCACTAAAGAATTTTTTGTGCATCTTTACACCGTAGCACAATCCTACCATGACAATCCAAGTGAGCAAAATG CCTTGGCAAAGCTTGGAAATGACTGTGTGGCTACTGTACAAGCTTATGATTGTGCAACAGAAAACATGGAAGCATTGAATGCTGCAGAGCTGAAGCTCCAAGACATCATCAATTCTCCTTCCTTGGATGCAGCTTGCAAGAAGATAGATGATTTggctgaaaaaaatcaatttgattcaGCATTGGTCCTGATGATCACAAAAGCATGGTCAGCCGCTAAAGAGTCCAACATGACGAAAGATGAG GTCAAGGATATACTGTATCATCTGTACAAGACAGCTATAGGTAATCTTCAGAGGAATGTGCCTAAGGACATTAGAATTCTAAAATATCTTCTTACAGTTGAGGATCCTGAAGAACGGTTGTGTGCCTTAAACGATGCATTTACCCCAGGAGAAGAACTTGAAGGGAAGGATGTGGACTCCCTATACAC GACCCCTGAAAAACTACACACCTGGATCAAAGCTATGGTGGATGCTTACCATTTAAGTCAAGATGGCACACTCATGAGGGAGGCCAGAGATCTGATGAACCCAAAGATCATAAAAAAGATGGAGGAATTGAAGAAGTTAGTTGAAGACCATTTCATGTGA
- the LOC7495128 gene encoding uncharacterized protein LOC7495128 codes for MEKAAVSEKDITNSPTSEKHEEDATIAEGDNQMRVSEEVNSLDTRKDNPKLDKDNAESDAGESIDESSGLEFKCPVDNVVKHDDLGKECENMGMEPKSVGAKLNNDTQRVVSGDKMDEVGDLEPKAEEGNKQTPEEILGEQKEPEPVFDGTEVPGMEANRSTSFHSSDADHEAEGSAWPEKAVALKNFVKEKGAVAVTSVLRVLSVKRDEVEWVTGDEDREASDSAKDKEVTEVSQKPADRSAWNPLSYIMFSHDDAENKFEQGVEGSEEPPQPIAMKGRIILYTRLGCQDCKEVRLFLHRKRLRYVEINIDVYPSRKLELEKFTGSSTVPKVFFNEIVIGGLTELNGLDESGKLGEKIDYLITEAPASEAPLPPLSGEDDASTSGSIDELALIVRKMKESIVVKDRFYKMRRFTNCFLGSEAVDFLSEDQYLEREEATEFGRKLVSKLFFRHILDENIFEDGNHLYRFLDNDPVVSSQCYNIPRGIVEAKPKPITEIAARLRFLSCAIFEAFTSVDGKHVDYRSIHGSEEFARYLRIIQELQRVELLDMPREEKLAFFINLYNMMAIHAILVLGFPKGALERRKLFGDFQYVIGGCTYSLSAIQNGILRGNQRPPYNLTKPFGVKDKRSKVTLPYAEPLIHFALVCGTRSGPALRCFSPGDIDKELMEAARDFLRGGGLIIDLNAKTAFASKILKWFSVDFGKNEMEVLKHASNFLEPTYSETLMELLDGAQLKVTYQPYDWGLNN; via the exons ATGGAAAAAGCAGCAGTTAGTGAGAAAGATATAACTAATTCCCCAACTTCTGAGAAGCATGAGGAAGATGCAACAATTGCTGAAGGTGATAATCAAATGAGAGTTTCAGAGGAGGTGAACTCTCTAGACACAAGAAAGGACAATCCCAAGCTGGACAAGGATAATGCAGAATCTGATGCTGGTGAAAGTATTGATGAGAGCAGTGGCTTAGAGTTTAAATGTCCAGTTGACAATGTTGTGAAACATGATGACTTGGGAAAGGAGTGTGAGAACATGGGTATGGAACCTAAATCTGTTGGAGCAAAGTTAAACAATGATACTCAACGTGTTGTATCTGGTGACAAGATGGATGAAGTTGGTGATTTGGAGCCTAAAGCTGAAGAAGGAAACAAGCAAACACCAGAGGAAATTCTTGGTGAGCAGAAGGAGCCAGAGCCTGTTTTTGATGGAACAGAGGTTCCTGGGATGGAAGCTAACAGAAGTACATCTTTCCATTCCTCAGATGCTGATCATGAGGCTGAGGGGTCTGCTTGGCCTGAGAAGGCCGTGGCTCTTAAGAACTTTGTCAAGGAGAAGGGTGCAGTTGCTGTCACCagtgttcttcgtgttctttcTGTAAAAAGAGATGAAGTGGAATGGGTTACTGGTGATGAAGATAGGGAGGCTTCAGATTCAGCTAAAGACAAAGAAGTAACAGAAGTTTCTCAGAAACCAGCGGACAGGTCTGCATGGAATCCTCTCAGCTATATTATGTTTTCTCATGATGATGCAGAAAACAAATTTGAGCAGGGGGTGGAAGGAAGTGAAGAGCCACCACAACCTATAGCCATGAAGGGAAGAATTATACTGTACACAAGATTAGGGTGCCAAGACTGTAAAGAGGTTAGGTTATTTTTGCATAGGAAAAGGCTCAGATATGTTGAGATCAACATTGATGTATACCCAAGTAGAAAGCTGGAACTAGAGAAGTTTACTGGATCTTCTACTGTTCCTAAggtgttttttaatgaaattgtaattggaGGTTTGACTGAACTCAATGGCTTGGATGAGTCTGGCAAGCTTGGAGAGAAGATTGATTATTTGATTACTGAAGCTCCAGCATCTGAagctcctcttcctcctctttcTGGTGAAGATGATGCTTCCACTAGTGGCTCAATCGATGAACTTGCACTTATTGTTCGGAAAATGAAAGAATCCATTGTTGTTAAGGATCGATTTTATAAGATGCGGAGGTTCACCAACTGCTTTCTAGGTTCAGAGGCTGTAGATTTCTTGTCAGAGGATCAATACTTGGAGAGGGAAGAG GCTACTGAATTTGGGCGAAAGCTTGTTAGCAAACTCTTCTTTCGACACATTCTTGA TGAGAACATATTCGAGGATGGTAACCACTTGTATCGCTTTTTGGACAATGATCCTGTTGTGTCATCTCAATGCTATAATATCCCAAGGGGCATTGTTGAGGCAAAGCCTAAGCCCATAACAGAAATTGCAGCAAGACTCAGATTTTTGTCCTGTGCAATCTTTGAAGCCTTCACATCAGTAGATGGAAAGCATGTTGACTACAGAAGTATTCATGGGAGTGAGGAATTTGCAAG ATATTTGCGGATAATTCAGGAGCTCCAACGAGTAGAATTGCTAGATATGCCAAGGGAGGAGAAGCTTGCTTTTTTCATAAATCTCTACAATATGATGGCCATCCATGCTATATTGGTGTTGGGTTTTCCAAAAGGAGCATTGGAAAGAAGGAAGTTGTTTGGAGACTTCCAGTATGTGATAGGTGGGTGCACATACTCTCTTTCAGCTATTCAAAATGGCATTTTAAGGGGCAACCAGCGACCGCCATACAATCTTACCAAGCCATTCGGTGTGAAAGATAAGCGTTCCAAG GTGACTCTTCCCTATGCTGAACCTTTAATCCACTTTGCACTTGTTTGTGGTACCCGATCTGGACCTGCCCTTCGATGCTTCTCACCTGGGGACATTGATAAAGAACTGATGGAGGCTGCCCGTGATTTCTTAAGAGGTGGAGGGCTTATTATTGATCTGAATGCCAAGACTGCATTCGCCAGCAAGATCCTCAAATG GTTTAGCGTGGATTTTGGCAAGAATGAGATGGAGGTGCTCAAGCATGCATCGAACTTCTTGGAGCCAACCTACTCAGAAACTTTGATGGAGTTGCTCGATGGTGCTCAGCTAAAGGTGACGTACCAACCTTATGATTGGGGTTTGAACAATTGA